In the genome of Polaromonas vacuolata, the window GCGGATATTGTTTTCCCAGCGATACAGCGTGTAGCTGATAAGCTGAGGTAACAACTGCGGCAGCGTGGCATAGGTAAAAACACCAGCGCTTGAAACCCCACGCAACCTAAGCGCAAAGGCTGGACCATCGGGCGCGTTCTCTAAACTTTCGGCAAACAGCCGACCTAGAACACCGGTGGTGTGCAGTGCGAGTGCCAAGGTTCCAGCCAAAGGGCCAAGGCCAGCAGAAATGAGTAGTAATGCGGCCCACACCAGCTCAGGAACACTGCGCAAAGCATTGAGCAACAAACGCGTGGCTGAGCGCCATCGCGCCTTGTCATCGGCATGGGTTTTGGCCGCTGGTATAGCCAGAAGCAATGCAGCTATAGCGGCTAGGGCCGTACCCAAAGCAGACATGGCCAAGGTCTCTAGGGTTGCCCAGCCAATCTGGATGAGAAATACCGGGTCTAAATCAGGCACCAGCAATTCGACCACGAAGCGGCGCATACGGCCTAATGATTCGGGTAATAAAAACTGCGCCCATTGCAAATCCAAGGACCAAAAACTAATCGTGACCAGTAGCAAAACGGCCAGCACAAACCAGCAAGCCCGGCAGCGTGCATCAAACATGGGTGGGGGCAAAGGCCGGTTCATGCTAAGCCCTCACGCAGCCAACCGCTGACTTTATCGGACAGCCACACCAAGGCCATAAAGACCAGCAGCATGGTGGCCACTTCAGAGCCGTTAAACATCTTCATAGAAGAATCCATCAACTGACCCAAGCCACCCGCGCCCACAAAGCCCAGCACGGCTGAAGATCGAATCGCACACTCCCATCGGTAGACGGTATAGCTGGTCAGTTCAGCGGCACTTTGCGGCAACAAGGCATAGAAAAAAGCTTGTAGTCGTCCTGAGCCATTGCGCATCAAGGCCTGGGTCGGTTGG includes:
- the phnE gene encoding phosphonate ABC transporter, permease protein PhnE, translated to MNRPLPPPMFDARCRACWFVLAVLLLVTISFWSLDLQWAQFLLPESLGRMRRFVVELLVPDLDPVFLIQIGWATLETLAMSALGTALAAIAALLLAIPAAKTHADDKARWRSATRLLLNALRSVPELVWAALLLISAGLGPLAGTLALALHTTGVLGRLFAESLENAPDGPAFALRLRGVSSAGVFTYATLPQLLPQLISYTLYRWENNIRAAAVLGVVGAGGLGQMLAFHMGLFQMDKTSTVLLAMLLLVVLVDGLSYLSRRAMAQ